The sequence TGATGATAAACATCGATAACCCGATTGCAAAATCCGTCAGTTGCTATCCCAATCCTTTTGCTTCCAGGCTCACCATCGATCTCAACAGCAGCGCCGTCAAAAGTGTGCGCATTTTGGATTTTAATGGTAAAACTGTTAAGACGTTTACCAGGGAAGAGCTTTCGCAGAATAAAGTGGTATGGAATACACGCACTTCTGCAGGTATTGCTACCAATGGAGTTTATTTTGTTGAAGTAGCTTCAGATGGCAAAAAGGAAATCTTTAAAGTATTAAAAACGGAATAATGTCCGGCATTCATTTAAAAAAAACCACTGTTGTCCGGCAAACATAGTTTTCCATAAATAGATTCTTCTCCGCCGGTTGGCGGATCAGAATGACAGGCTGTTAGGGTTCTTGGGAGGGCTTAGTCGGAGGCTGCGCCTCCGACTAAGCCCTCCCTCCCCCAATTCATCGCAAACCACTGTCATTCTGAGCACAGCGAAGAATCTATTGTTTTTAACCGGACACCAGTGAAAAAAAACCTTCCGTGGCAGTATGTCCGGAAGGTTTTTTTTGTTTGTTATAAAATAATATTTCATAGTGTAATACCGTGTTTTACAAAGAGTAACACTGTGTAATTATTCTTTGTGAGCTTCGACAGGCTGGCTTCGACAAGCTCAGCCACCGCAGCCACCGCAGCCACCGCAGCCACCACAGCCACCACAGAGCAAGTGTTGTTTTTATAAGTTTCACAGTGTTACCTTTCGGCAAGCTCAAGCCGTGACTCTGTGAAATCATACTTAATTCCAAGTAGACCAAAACGTAAAGAGCGGTATCTTGTGAAAATAATTCAGTCAGGCTTCTTCAATGGCCGAATTTTTGTCATCTTTGACATCGCATTTATCAATCTTTTTGTTAATACCTAAAAACATGAAAACACAACGAAAAATAACGACTATCGTCATGGCAATCTTCGCTTTGATGGTGCTTCAGTTTGCAGGCTGTACCGACGATGAGAACCTCAACAATCCGACGAATGACCGCACAAAATTTCTTGGCAAATGGATGGTCGACGAATCCTGTGTGCGGCTCGACTATGAAGCATTAATTGTTGCCGATCCCTCGAACGACACGCGGGTACTCATCCAAAACTTTGCTTTTCCCGGCCCCGGATCAGATCCGGCCTATGGTACTGTGAGTGGCGATGTAATTACGCTACCCTTGCAAACCATCGGCGACAACTGGCGGGTAAAAGGCATCGGCACCTGGCAGGGCAAAGGCATCCTGTGGAAATATTATATCGAGATTGGCGCCGTAGGCTCCGACTGCGAAGCCAATTACAAGTAAGGGGAGAGGGAAATTTACAGCAACACTGTTTACTTTTCAAAAATTAAAGATTGAGGGAGCATCAATAGGAAAGGCAACGATTTTTTGAACTGCTGTAAATCCGACCATTTGAGATTTTTGCCAGTTGTAAATCACAATGAAATTTGTACAAAACCAAGAAATAATATCATCCATTAAAATCACTTAACATCTTCTTCGCAAACATTTGAACCCTGTCAAGATCATTTTCATCTGGATGAGATAAAGCGTTATGGTAATTATTAATCATATCCATGATTTCTCTATTTCCAGGCTTTTCCTCAAGCATTTTAGAATACCGTTCCAATACGTTTTTCGCCATCTTTCCCTGACACATAAAGCTTCCGATAATGTTATTCGATTTCGGTATGTATGATTTGACCTCTTCTAATATGGTCTCAAAATAGCTTTCCGAACCTCCAAATCCTGCGGTGCCGAAGAGTGCGATTTTTTGATTTTCCAATGATTCTAAATAATGTTTGATTTCATCAGTACATGAACCTTTATGAACGCAGAAACCAACAAACAAGATATCGGCATCATGATTCGCACTTCCTTCGATTTCGCCACAATAAGTGCAAGAGCTTTCCTTTAAAGCGTCTTTTATTGCTTCGGCAATAATTTTCGTATTTCCCGTAAAAGAGGAGTACACTATCATGTAATTCATAGGCGCATAAGTTAGATATCCATATTATTAAATCAATCTATTTTCATTGTCAATTCGCTGTCCGGACGCACATCATCTGGCTCCTGCTTTAAAAAACCTAGCTGTGTAGGTGGATTTATCTTTACAACAGACAACCCAAAAAAGGCCGGCGGTGAAACCGGATAAATCGATTTGAAATTCGCTCTCTCTGATTTGCTGCTGATAAACCCGCTCTCCCATTACATTATAAATAACCATTCGTCCATCAACATTTTCCCCGGCGACCACGAAACTAACTTTATCGACAGCGGGATTGGGAAATATTTTAATTCCGGAATCGGTACTGATTTCCTCTATGCTAATCGTATTCCACGATTGTTCGAAAGTTATCCGCGTTGAATTCTGGAGAGAATCGTTGAACGCGGCAAAGGCTGTCAGATTATCACGTAAGGAATAGTCGAGCCACAGCGTCAAAAATTCGAAGGTGATCAATTGCTGCTCTTCTCTTGTAATATCGAGGGAAGGGTTGCAGAGTGATTCGCCCAGGTTGCAGAAAAAATTGAAATCAGCAAAATAACAATGGCCACCATTAATAATGGTTATGTGTGTTTTACAATCTGAGGCCAGATTGTCGTACATCGGAACCTGGTGTTCGCCAGCAGGAGTCACGCAATCGTCGCTGCCCGAAAACATAAGAGTAGGCGCATCAATGTTGGCTGCGGCGGCTATGGCAGAAGGAGTGGTTTCAGCAGCAGCGAAATTTATCAATGTGCTGATCGCCGGATTATTTTCTGCTGCCAAAAACGAAGCGCCCCCTCCCATCGAGTGACCCATAAGCGCAGTTTTTTCGCTTAACTTGTCAAAGAAAATGGAACCGCTGCTCCCATTTTCAATTTGCATCTGAGCAGCCACGAATTTTATATCGGCACCAAAATTTTCGTGGCTGGGGCTAAGCCCCGTTTCAGTTGTAGGGAAACAAATCACATAGCCGTCGGGAACCAACGCTGTCCAAAAGTTTTGATAGGCCTCCCAGCTCATCAAGAACCCATGACCGAAAACGATAACAGGGAAGCTCCCCAAAGCCACAGGCACATTTTCGCCTGCACTATCAGCCGGATAATAGATCTCAGTCACGACATTACGATTCCGGCTGCTATCAAAAAACGCCGCAGAGGTGTGCCCTACACCATAAGGCT comes from Bacteroidales bacterium and encodes:
- a CDS encoding flavodoxin family protein, whose translation is MNYMIVYSSFTGNTKIIAEAIKDALKESSCTYCGEIEGSANHDADILFVGFCVHKGSCTDEIKHYLESLENQKIALFGTAGFGGSESYFETILEEVKSYIPKSNNIIGSFMCQGKMAKNVLERYSKMLEEKPGNREIMDMINNYHNALSHPDENDLDRVQMFAKKMLSDFNG
- a CDS encoding T9SS type A sorting domain-containing protein, yielding MMKKRSYSILAGLLLVSATLLAQPYGVGHTSAAFFDSSRNRNVVTEIYYPADSAGENVPVALGSFPVIVFGHGFLMSWEAYQNFWTALVPDGYVICFPTTETGLSPSHENFGADIKFVAAQMQIENGSSGSIFFDKLSEKTALMGHSMGGGASFLAAENNPAISTLINFAAAETTPSAIAAAANIDAPTLMFSGSDDCVTPAGEHQVPMYDNLASDCKTHITIINGGHCYFADFNFFCNLGESLCNPSLDITREEQQLITFEFLTLWLDYSLRDNLTAFAAFNDSLQNSTRITFEQSWNTISIEEISTDSGIKIFPNPAVDKVSFVVAGENVDGRMVIYNVMGERVYQQQIRESEFQIDLSGFTAGLFWVVCCKDKSTYTARFFKAGAR